From the genome of Sporomusa sphaeroides DSM 2875:
TCAGCAAAAATGCCCCGGCTACCGGCCAAGCCAGCCAGGGAGCCAGCCACGCCAACAACCCCACTGTCGTGACGGCCACCACCACGGCAATGGCCACCGGAAATGCCGCCCGCAAATAGAAAAACTGCAAAGTCTCAACATCGGCTACCAGGCGGCTAAAAAGATCACCTTTGGCAACCCCTGGCAAATTAGCCGGTGCCAGCGGTTCCAGCCTGGTGTAGAGCCACACCCGGATGTCGGCCAGCAGACGAAAGGTAGCGTCATGGCTGGTATACCGTTCCCCATATCGGCATATAGCTCTGGCCAGGCCAAAAAAGCGCACCCCGACAATCGCCACCGATAATTCTGCCACCGACGGGTGAAGGGCGGCTGCCGAAATCAGCCAAGCCGAGGCCGCCAGCAAGCCGACATTGGCATATACCGTAAAACTGCCGATCAGACAGGCCGCAGCAGCCAGTAACAAGGTACGATGACTGCCGGCTAAGATTTTATACATCATACCCTCCCTTAGAAGCCCCTACCAGCTGCCAGTACAGCCCCGGTCGGGCTAATAGCTCGGCATGGGTACCGGTCTCGCTGATTTGGCCGTCTGCCAGCACAATAACTTTGTCGGCTTGGCGCACCGTACTTAGCCTGTGGGCAATAATTATGGCGGTGCGTCCTGCCAGCAGCCTTGCCAGGGCCTTATCCAGCACCGCCTGTGAGTGAACATCCAGCCCGCGTGCCGCCTCATCCAAAATAACCAGCGGTGCGTCCTGCAATAAGGCTCTGGCAATAGCCAGCCGCTGACATTCGCCGCCGCTGAGGCCTTGACCGCCTTCGCCGATCAACGTGTCATACCCGGCAGGCAGCCGCTCAATAAAATCATGTGCGCCGGCTGCTTTGGCCGCCCTGATAATCTCAGCAAGCGCTGCGTCAGGCTGGGCAAGGCGGATATTATCGGCAACAGATCCCTGAAATAAATGCGGACGCTGCGGCACAAAAGCAACCTGGCGCAGCCAATCGTCTGAACTGAGCCCCTGGAGCAACTTCCCATTTACCACGATGTCTCCCGCGGCAGGCGTGATAAAATTAAGCAACAGGGCAGCCACCGTACTTTTCCCGGCACCGCTCGGGCCGACTATCGCCAAATGCTGTCCGGCGTCCAGGCTAAACGATATCCCGCGCAAAGCCTGCCGACCGCCCGGTTGATACTCGGCATATACATCCCGAAAGGCAAGCGCAATCTGCTGCTGTCTTGGCAAAGGAGCCGACCCGCCTGCCGCCTGGCTGCCGCTTAAGCGCAGCAGCCGGAAAATATCTGCTGCCGCTGCCTTTCCCGCCATTCCGGCGTGAAACTGAGTTCCCAGCAGCCGAAGCGGCAGATAATATTCAGGTGCTAACAGCAGTACAAAGAAAGCCTGGGAGAATTCGATCTCACCGTAGAGCAGCCGGAGCCCCACCGTTACCGCCACCAGTGCTGTACTGATAGTAGCCACCAGTTCCAGTGCCAGCGCTGACAAAAACGCCACTTTAAGCACATTCAGGGTAGCATCGCGAAACTCTTTACTTACCCGGGCAATGATGCTTGCCTGTTCAATGCTGCGGCCAAACAGCTTGAGTGTCATCAGGCCGGACAGAACATCCAGGAAATGAGCGCTCAAACTGTTTAATGTCTCCCACTGCCTGCGATTCTGCTTTTCTGCCAGCTTGCCAATAAGCAGCATAAATACAGGTATCATGGGTGCTGTCACCAGCAAAAGCAGGGCTGAGGTCAGATCCAGCGGCCACACCACCAGCAGGATGCACACCGGAATACACGCGGCTTTAACCAACTGGGGCAAATACTTGGCAAAATAGGCTTCCAGCTGCTCTACGCCTTCACCGGCAATATTAATAAGTTCGCCGGCCGGCTGCTGTGCCAGCGTCACCGGCCCAAGGCCCAGCAAATGGCTCACCAACCGCTGCCGCAGGCCGGTCTTAATGGTTGCCGCCAGCTTAAAGGACAACACACCTTCCAGATACGTAACAATGGCGCGCACCAGTATTATGGCGGTTAAAAGCCATAACAGACCGGCTACAGACGCCAGTTCCTGTTTACTCAGAAACAGCCTGTCAATCACCTGGGTGAGATAATAGGCCTGAGTAATTGCCAGCAGCCCGCCACCGGCACCCAAACCAATTACTGCGGCTAACAGGCGGCGCTTTTTTCCTGCTTCCCGGCCTAACTGCCTGTCGATCAAAATAGCTCGCCTGCCTTTAAAGCGAAAATCCGCCCATATGGCGGGTTTCCCGCGCTATAGTCCTGAGCAATATATACTACAACACCCTGTATAATCCTGCTAATTATACAGGGCTTGTTTTTTAAAGTGCAAAATAAAACAGGATTGCCACCCGCTGCGCTTGCAATAACCTCAGGAAGGTCTCTAATTCCCTCCTGGGGTTATTGCGAAACGCCGGTATGGCAATCCCGCTTTTGTTGTTGCATTGCTTAGTGCTGGGGCATAGGTCCGGTTTCTTCCAACTGGTCAATATCCACATGCACGGTATTGTGTTTCTCAAGATAAGTTACATAAGCCGTATTCCGGCCTTTATCAACATTTTCGATCCAGACATAGTTATTCCGGTACTTTACGCCAATCGTATCCGGCGACTTGAGAATTTGTTCGGCGCGTGACGCATTCATGCAAACCACCCCTTTTACGGGTAGTATTTCACCTGGCGGCAATTTTATTCGGTCAGCTCTTTACCTGCCGTCCGGGTATGCAGCTACACCGACAGGGGCGGGCAATCCTCCCTGAGCAGTCCCAGTATTTCCAGATCAACATACTTACCTGCCAAAAAAGCTGCCTGGCGCAGTGTTCCTTCATAACGGTAGCCACAACGTTCGGCTACACTGCGGCTGGCTTCATTGCCGGCTACCACAGTCACTTGCAGACGGGGAATGGGCTTTGATTCAAACAAGAAAGCCGAGAACAGTGCCAAGGCTTCTGACATATACCCTTTGCCCCGGTCTTCACGCTTGAAGATTTGATAACCGAGTTCATAACCGGCCCGGTAATCGGCATTTCTAAAATAAATAATTTCACCGACCATATTACCTGCGTTATTTTGAATGACCATCCGGCCAAAACTATCATGCCAAAAGCCGCGTTCCACAAAACCCCGGCGAAAAGCCGGTTCAGCCGGAATATCCATCAGCCAGTATTCACCTTTTTCCGATACATCGGTCATTAATCGATAAATTAACTCCAGGTCTGATTCCCATACTGTCCTGAGACACACTTTATTCCCCTGAAGCACACAGCCACATCCCACACAATCCACGCCTTTCTTCATTGCTTTATATGTATTCATATCATTTATATTTTAGTATTCCTCATTATCTAATATTATCATGAAAAAGTAAACACTGATATGGGTCAGGGGTAAAATGGCCGGACTTCTTTATATGTACAATTCACCCTTTAATACAACTACGGCCTGGCCAATTAGCTCCACTCTGTTTCCTGTCAATATTCTGAGTACCATCTCGCCGCCTCTGTCGGAAGCCTGGTAGGCCCTGAGTTCACTTTTCTTCAGCAGCTTACTCCAGTAGGCTGCCAGCACCGTATGAACCGAACCTGTAACCGGGTCTTCATTAATTCCTGCCCAGGGATTAAAGTATCTGGATATACAATCATAGTCTTCATCGCCGCTGCAGGTAACACCAACGCCTTTTACCGTCATGGCAAATTCTATGTTCTTCATTTTTTCAAAGTCTGGCGTCAGTTTTAGTACATCACTTTTTGTCTTTACACAGATAACCAGTTTCTTAGTGTTGTTGCCGATTATAGCATTTTCATAGCTTTCGATACCCATTGCCTCGATAATAGCTGCCGGCACAGCAACAGGAGAAAAATCATCTATGGGAAAATCCAGACTGATTCCCTGATCGGTCTTGCGCGCAGTGAGTCTGCCGCTTTTGGTTTCATAAATAATTTGTTCCCCGTTAATCCCCAGGCGGTTAAACAGTATTTTTGATGTTGCAATGGTTGCATGGCCGCATAGATCCACTTCACATTTTGGCGTAAACCACCGTAGTGAATACCTGTTTGCCTGATGTACCGCCTGGCCTGCAAGCGGTTGAACAAAGGCTGTCTCAGATAAATTTGTTTCTTTGGCAATTAGCTGCATGTATTTATCTTCAATGCTCTCTGTTAAGACACATACTGCCGCCGGATTTCCTGTAAAACATTCCTTGGTAAACGCATCTACATAATATATGGGTATTACTTTCATTCTTAATCCTCCCCAACAATAATACACGGGTATTGTCAGTTGACGCCATCGTTATCAATACCAAGCAGAATATCAACTGCTTGCCGCAAATTAACCTTGGTGCGATACGCCATGATGACTTTCCTTTCATGCTCATTCATATCTTCCGGCTTTAGACGAATATCAAGCAATTCGGATGGAGAAACCTTCAACGCTTCACATATGGACGCAAGTATGTCCACATCAGGGCGATTAATGCCCTGTTCCCAATTTGATATCCTGCTGTTGCTGACGCCAATCAGCTTGGCCAGCTCTTTTTGGCTCAGGTTTTGGGCTTCTCTATATTTGCGGATTCTTGGACCGATTTCATATCTCACGCAAAGCACCTCCAGCTTTGATTATATAGCGGATTTCTCAAAAATCAATAAAAAATCAAGATAATCTGTAAATAAGTATTGATCTTTCAGAAAGTCGCGATTAAGGGAAAGAGTTTGGTAAGAGCAAAACACTATACTAAAATCAAGGAGGTGTTGCCGGATACAAAACGCTGATGTGAGTAATAGGATACTTTTCGGGTCTATTTTTGTTAGTTTTACCTGGTATATAGTTAGGTAAATAAAGGGTTGCTAGTTAAATCGATTATCCCGGAAAACAGCTAACACTGGTTGTACGGCACGCTGAAAGCATGAATTATTCGCACTACTTCACGGGAATGGTTGACAAGTAACAAAGGGGGAATTATTTTGTTAAAACTGTCAGATAATGCGATAAGCATG
Proteins encoded in this window:
- the cydD gene encoding thiol reductant ABC exporter subunit CydD encodes the protein MIDRQLGREAGKKRRLLAAVIGLGAGGGLLAITQAYYLTQVIDRLFLSKQELASVAGLLWLLTAIILVRAIVTYLEGVLSFKLAATIKTGLRQRLVSHLLGLGPVTLAQQPAGELINIAGEGVEQLEAYFAKYLPQLVKAACIPVCILLVVWPLDLTSALLLLVTAPMIPVFMLLIGKLAEKQNRRQWETLNSLSAHFLDVLSGLMTLKLFGRSIEQASIIARVSKEFRDATLNVLKVAFLSALALELVATISTALVAVTVGLRLLYGEIEFSQAFFVLLLAPEYYLPLRLLGTQFHAGMAGKAAAADIFRLLRLSGSQAAGGSAPLPRQQQIALAFRDVYAEYQPGGRQALRGISFSLDAGQHLAIVGPSGAGKSTVAALLLNFITPAAGDIVVNGKLLQGLSSDDWLRQVAFVPQRPHLFQGSVADNIRLAQPDAALAEIIRAAKAAGAHDFIERLPAGYDTLIGEGGQGLSGGECQRLAIARALLQDAPLVILDEAARGLDVHSQAVLDKALARLLAGRTAIIIAHRLSTVRQADKVIVLADGQISETGTHAELLARPGLYWQLVGASKGGYDV
- a CDS encoding H-type small acid-soluble spore protein produces the protein MNASRAEQILKSPDTIGVKYRNNYVWIENVDKGRNTAYVTYLEKHNTVHVDIDQLEETGPMPQH
- a CDS encoding GNAT family N-acetyltransferase, translating into MCLRTVWESDLELIYRLMTDVSEKGEYWLMDIPAEPAFRRGFVERGFWHDSFGRMVIQNNAGNMVGEIIYFRNADYRAGYELGYQIFKREDRGKGYMSEALALFSAFLFESKPIPRLQVTVVAGNEASRSVAERCGYRYEGTLRQAAFLAGKYVDLEILGLLREDCPPLSV
- a CDS encoding PhzF family phenazine biosynthesis protein, whose amino-acid sequence is MKVIPIYYVDAFTKECFTGNPAAVCVLTESIEDKYMQLIAKETNLSETAFVQPLAGQAVHQANRYSLRWFTPKCEVDLCGHATIATSKILFNRLGINGEQIIYETKSGRLTARKTDQGISLDFPIDDFSPVAVPAAIIEAMGIESYENAIIGNNTKKLVICVKTKSDVLKLTPDFEKMKNIEFAMTVKGVGVTCSGDEDYDCISRYFNPWAGINEDPVTGSVHTVLAAYWSKLLKKSELRAYQASDRGGEMVLRILTGNRVELIGQAVVVLKGELYI
- a CDS encoding helix-turn-helix domain-containing protein, with translation MRYEIGPRIRKYREAQNLSQKELAKLIGVSNSRISNWEQGINRPDVDILASICEALKVSPSELLDIRLKPEDMNEHERKVIMAYRTKVNLRQAVDILLGIDNDGVN